The Gammaproteobacteria bacterium DNA window GACCTATGTGTCTCCCTCTCCCAACGGGAGGCGTGAGTGATTATTTCTAAGCGGTTGGGCTGGGTGTGATGATACCCATCGCGAGTAAAACGGTGACTTTCTCGGCGGGGAGCGGGCGGCTAAACAGATAACCCTGGATAGTGTCACAACCTAATTTTTTGAGTAATTCGAGTTGTTCTTGATATTCTACTCCTTCAGCCACCACGGACATTCCTAAACCGTGTGCCAAGGCCACGATAGCGTTGACGATGGCAAAATCAGCTTGACTGTGGGCAATATCCCGAACAAAGGAGATATCAATTTTGATCACGTTTACGGGGAAACGCTTTAGGTAACCAAGGTTGGAATAACCGGTACCAAAATCGTCGAGCGAGAGGCGAATGCCAGCGTCTATGAGGTTTCTCAGATTTGCGGTGGTACCTATTGCACCATCCATCAAGAGGCTCTCCGTGATTTCAAGCTCCAGGTGATGGGCGGATAGGTTGTGGCGCTCGAGAATGATCTGTATCTTGCGAGCCAGATCTGGCTGGCGTGCCTGACGTGCAGAAAGATTTACTGCCATTTCGATCGCACCAATTCCCTGATCCTGCCACTGGCGCAACTGGGCACAAGCTGTGTCAATTACCCAATCACCAATCGGAAGAATGAGTCCATTCTGCTCCGCCACGGATATAAAGAGATTAGGCGGAATCATGCCTCGTTCTGGATGAATCCAACGCAATAATGCCTCAACGCCTCGAATTGTTCCGCTGATAGCGTCGACTTTGGGTTGATAATACAGGCATAACTCATTGCGTTCGAGTGCATGGTGTAATTCATTCTCCAACATGAGTTGGTCACGGTACTTCGCCTGCATGGTCCGTGAGAAAAATTCATAGCTGTTGCGGCCCTGTTCCTTGACGTGATACATAGCGATATCCGCATTTTTCAGCAGGGCCTCAGGGTCGGTTTCATCCGAGGGAAAGATACTGATCCCGATACTAGTGGTCACCATGATCTCGTGGCGATCCATGACGAAGGGTTGGGTAAAACATTCGGCAATCCGTTGCGCGACTTTCATAACACTGTCGACCGTAACAATATCGGCGAGCAATACACTAAACTCATCGCCACCGAGACGTGAGACGGTGATCTCCTCGTAGCCGTTACTAGCGGGACGTCCTACGGTATCCGAATTGCGTACTATAGATTTTAGGCGTTGCGCTAATTCTTTCAGTAATAGATCACCTGCGGCGTGACCCAAGGTATCGTTAATGCGCTTAAAATTGTCAATATCGAACAACAAAATTGCCACCATCGTCTGATAACGATGGGCACGTTCGATCGCCTGACAGGTCCGATCCTGAAAGAGCACTCGATTGGGTAGACCGGTCAAGGCATCATGGAGTTTGTTCTGCTCCAGCTCCTCGGTACGTTGTTCCACGATTATTTCTAGATCAC harbors:
- a CDS encoding diguanylate cyclase; translation: MNDTQQIHLRQRIEHLESVNRWHISALELLTSMGELHGDTNYHRDPSAILDIARSYVQRLFDFEVVAFLTCNEIDSDFDLTICDPNNATDIIKTEINYLIDSGKFAWAINQNRPLVERSTRTGGFIILHVLASKTRVRGMFLGTLSGNPRSVDASRLNLLSLILFSSAYALESAALYKLISDHNRDLEIIVEQRTEELEQNKLHDALTGLPNRVLFQDRTCQAIERAHRYQTMVAILLFDIDNFKRINDTLGHAAGDLLLKELAQRLKSIVRNSDTVGRPASNGYEEITVSRLGGDEFSVLLADIVTVDSVMKVAQRIAECFTQPFVMDRHEIMVTTSIGISIFPSDETDPEALLKNADIAMYHVKEQGRNSYEFFSRTMQAKYRDQLMLENELHHALERNELCLYYQPKVDAISGTIRGVEALLRWIHPERGMIPPNLFISVAEQNGLILPIGDWVIDTACAQLRQWQDQGIGAIEMAVNLSARQARQPDLARKIQIILERHNLSAHHLELEITESLLMDGAIGTTANLRNLIDAGIRLSLDDFGTGYSNLGYLKRFPVNVIKIDISFVRDIAHSQADFAIVNAIVALAHGLGMSVVAEGVEYQEQLELLKKLGCDTIQGYLFSRPLPAEKVTVLLAMGIITPSPTA